TTCTGCTCCTGGCCCGGCGCGTCGATCGGGATCTCGGATAAGGTGAAGCCGTGCTTCTCGGCCAATCCCTGCAAGGTCCGGATTGGTTCCTTGCCATAGGCCGAGTTGTGATAGACCAGCGCGATCTTCTTGCCGTTCAGATCGCCGCCATTCTCGTCCAGAAGATATTTGACCGCGACCGAGGCGCCGTCCCAGTAATTCGCCGGCGCGTTGAACACCCACTCGAACACCTTGCCGTTCTTGGCCGAGGTCCGCCCGTAGCCCGGCGTGTAAAGCACCTTCTTGTCGACCGAGACCTTTGGAATCAACTGGTAGGTGATGCCGGTCGAGAGCGGGTTATAGATCAACGCCCCGGTATCCTTGGTCGCCTCGTAACACTCGACACCCTTCTCGGTATTATAGGCCGTTTCGCATTCGGGCACCTGGACCATCTCGCCACCAATACCGCCGTCGCGTTCGTTCAGCAGAGTGAAATAGTCGTTGAAACCGTCGGCATATTGAGTGCCGTTCGCGCCATAGGCTCCGGTGCGATAGGACAGGTTCGGCACGATCAGATCGGCCATTGCGGGCGCCGCTGCCATCATTCCGGCTGCGACAAGTGCGGTGAGTTTCATTTTCATTCGGGTCTCCTCCCCAAAGTTGAACATTGCCGGTTTTCCGGTCTTTCCATTTGAAATCAGTGTGGGAACGGCCAGAGGCGCAGCTTCTCCTTGGTCAAGGCCCAGAGCCGTGCCAGACCATGCGGTTCGGCGATCAGGAAAAACACGATCAGGCCACCCACGATCATCAGCTCGATATGCGCTGCCAGATCGGTCGGCCATCCAAGGCCGCCAACCAGAACGTTCTTCAACAAGACCGGTAGCAGCACCATGAACGCCGCCCCCGCAAAGCTGCCGAAGATGCTGCCAAGACCGCCGATGATGATCATGAACAGGACTAGGAAGCTCTTGTTGATTCCGAAGGCTTCGCCAACCTCTGCCGCCCCAAGATAGACGGCGAACAAGAGCGCCCCCGCAACACCCACGAAGAAACTGGACATGGCAAAGGCCGACAGTTTGGCGGTCAACGGGTTCACCCCAATGATCTCGGCAGCGATATCCATGTCCCGGATCGCCATCCATTTCCTTCCTGACATGCCGCGTGTCAGGTTACGTGCCACCCACGCGAGAACGAAGGCGAAGACTAAGCATATCAGGTATTTCGCCGGAGCGCTGGTGGCTGGACCGGTGACAGCATAGCCCAGTATGGTCCGCTCGGGCGCGTTGATCTGGCCCGAGGCAGAATAATTGTAGAACCACGGCACCTTGTTGAAGAGCCAGACGAGAAAGAACTGTGCGGCCAGTGTGGCGACGGCCAGGTAGAAGCCCTTGATCCTGAGCGAGGGTAACCCGAACAGCATGCCGACAATCGCGGTGATCCCACCGGCCAACAGGATGTGAATGACGATGCTGATCTCGGGGAAAGCCGTCATCAGCTTGTAGACTGCATAGGCGCCGACCGCCATGAACCCCCCGGTCCCGAGACTGACCTGCCCGGCATAGCCGGTCAGGATATTCAACCCCAATGCCGCGATGGCATAAATCAGGAAGGGCACGAAAACCGCATTCGCCCAATAGTCATTGATTACGAATGG
This region of Paracoccus saliphilus genomic DNA includes:
- a CDS encoding branched-chain amino acid ABC transporter permease translates to MLYREAGDFKTSYRDDGQTFPIRLDRWAYYAALVVAFLVVPFVINDYWANAVFVPFLIYAIAALGLNILTGYAGQVSLGTGGFMAVGAYAVYKLMTAFPEISIVIHILLAGGITAIVGMLFGLPSLRIKGFYLAVATLAAQFFLVWLFNKVPWFYNYSASGQINAPERTILGYAVTGPATSAPAKYLICLVFAFVLAWVARNLTRGMSGRKWMAIRDMDIAAEIIGVNPLTAKLSAFAMSSFFVGVAGALLFAVYLGAAEVGEAFGINKSFLVLFMIIIGGLGSIFGSFAGAAFMVLLPVLLKNVLVGGLGWPTDLAAHIELMIVGGLIVFFLIAEPHGLARLWALTKEKLRLWPFPH